The following coding sequences are from one Nicotiana tabacum cultivar K326 chromosome 1, ASM71507v2, whole genome shotgun sequence window:
- the LOC107831029 gene encoding GATA transcription factor 9-like: protein METPEFFQASYYKSQFTPEKRLSDAKNGDHFVVEDLLDLPNDDGMVTDGTLDATVTGNSADSSVVDNSCNSSLSGSNHDPQLPVDNIIGCRNFPDGQFSSEFSVPYDDLAELEWLSNFVEESFSSNEMQKIQFIQGMKCRNDNETHQFIPDPNNNRASAATNPIFNPDMSVPAKARSKRSRMAPGNWASRLLVVSPNSPNNTPNSPMNTTSMQDMSSSSESGIISSSGKKTVKSSTPKIKKENTQHVPNNNMASNSEGRKCLHCATDKTPQWRTGPMGPKTLCNACGVRYKSGRLVPEYRPAASPTFVLTKHSNSHRKVLEIRRQKEIVRTHQQQQQFLPQNMMFDVSSADDYLIHQHIGPDFRHLI, encoded by the exons ATGGAAACACCTGAATTCTTCCAGGCAAGTTACTACAAGTCCCAATTCACACCTGAAAAGCGCCTTTCCGACGCCAAAAATGGTGACCATTTCGTCGTTGAAGACCTCTTGGACTTGCCTAACGACGACGGAATGGTCACTGATGGCACGTTGGACGCTACAGTCACCGGAAATTCCGCTGATTCTTCTGTTGTCGATAATTCATGCAATTCTTCATTGTCCGGAAGCAATCACGACCCACAATTACCTGTTGATAATATTATTGGCTGCCGGAATTTCCCCGACGGACAGTTCTCCAGTGAATTCTCTGTCCCG TATGACGATTTGGCTGAGTTGGAATGGCTTTCGAATTTTGTGGAAGAATCATTTTCAAGTAACGAGATGCAGAAAATACAGTTCATTCAAGGAATGAAATGCCGAAATGATAACGAGACTCACCAATTCATTCCTGATCCTAATAATAACCGAGCATCAGCAGCAACTAACCCAATTTTCAATCCCGACATGTCTGTCCCAGCCAAAGCACGTAGCAAACGCTCGCGCATGGCTCCAGGCAACTGGGCGTCTCGCTTGCTAGTCGTGTCACCTAATTCTCCCAACAATACGCCAAACTCACCAATGAACACAACATCAATGCAAGACATGTCATCTTCATCAGAGTCAGGGATCATATCGAGCTCCGGAAAGAAGACAGTGAAGTCGTCTACTCCGAAAATTAAGAAAGAGAATACTCAACATGTTCCAAATAACAATATGGCTAGCAATAGTGAAGGAAGGAAGTGTCTTCATTGTGCTACTGATAAGACACCACAATGGAGAACTGGACCAATGGGTCCAAAAACACTTTGCAATGCGTGTGGTGTAAGGTACAAGTCTGGACGTCTTGTCCCTGAATATCGACCTGCTGCTAGTCCAACTTTTGTGCTTACTAAGCACTCGAATTCTCATCGAAAAGTTCTCGAGATTCGGAGGCAAAAGGAAATTGTTCGGactcaccaacaacaacaacaattccttCCTCAGAACATGATGTTTGATGTATCCAGTGCTGATGATTACTTGATTCATCAACATATTGGGCCAGATTTTAGGCATCTAATTTAG